One window from the genome of Jiangella alba encodes:
- a CDS encoding DUF4185 domain-containing protein yields MAEVAQLTGPDAVNDTAAVAVAGTDLGSMVNVGDRTYFAFGDTFGERDPESYGGQGGFWRSNVMAFSTDEDPSDGIAFDGWITDEVGLAAEIVPGLHEPDGTGEVTKIPTYGFAVDGAMYLYFMSVHHWGDPGEWDVNYSALAKSTDDGQTWEVLDAPRWPPDSNFIQVATAHVAEDGVDHVYFWAIPAGRFGGVQLMKVPADQESVEDASSYRYFTGTDTEGRPAWSDDMSQAATIVDGTVGELSVMFNEYLDRWIMTYSDAGNAYVREGLTPWGPWGEPIELLNGAEHPGLYSPYLNPRYVEDGGRTVYFTLSLWGPYNVYLYRAELERAG; encoded by the coding sequence GTGGCCGAGGTCGCCCAGTTGACCGGCCCTGACGCCGTCAACGACACCGCCGCGGTCGCCGTGGCCGGTACCGACCTCGGGTCCATGGTGAATGTCGGCGACCGCACCTACTTCGCGTTCGGCGACACCTTCGGGGAACGCGATCCTGAGTCCTACGGCGGCCAGGGCGGGTTCTGGCGCTCCAACGTCATGGCGTTCAGCACCGATGAAGACCCCAGCGACGGCATCGCGTTCGATGGCTGGATCACCGACGAGGTGGGACTCGCCGCGGAGATCGTTCCCGGTCTGCACGAACCGGATGGGACCGGCGAGGTCACCAAGATCCCCACCTACGGTTTCGCGGTCGACGGGGCCATGTATCTGTACTTCATGTCGGTCCACCACTGGGGCGATCCGGGCGAGTGGGACGTCAACTACTCGGCGTTGGCGAAGTCCACCGACGATGGCCAGACCTGGGAGGTGCTCGACGCGCCGCGCTGGCCGCCTGACTCGAACTTCATCCAGGTCGCCACCGCGCACGTGGCCGAGGACGGCGTCGACCACGTGTACTTCTGGGCCATTCCCGCCGGACGCTTCGGCGGGGTGCAGCTGATGAAGGTGCCAGCCGACCAGGAGTCGGTCGAGGATGCGTCCTCGTATCGCTACTTCACCGGCACGGATACCGAGGGCCGGCCGGCCTGGTCCGATGACATGAGCCAGGCGGCGACGATCGTCGACGGCACCGTCGGCGAGTTGTCGGTGATGTTCAACGAGTACCTCGATCGGTGGATCATGACGTACTCCGATGCCGGCAACGCCTACGTGCGCGAAGGACTCACTCCTTGGGGGCCTTGGGGTGAACCGATCGAACTGCTCAACGGCGCGGAGCATCCGGGCCTCTATTCGCCGTACCTCAACCCGCGCTACGTCGAGGACGGCGGTCGCACCGTCTACTTCACCCTCTCGCTCTGGGGTCCTTACAACGTCTACCTCTACCGAGCCGAGCTCGAGCGGGCCGGCTGA
- a CDS encoding ATP-binding cassette domain-containing protein yields the protein MGELAIETRGLKKSFGKTHAVAGVDLAVSAGGVYGVLGPNGAGKTTTIRMLATLLRPDAGEAQVFGYDVVRDARAVRSRVGLTGQFASVDEDLTGVENLLLLARLLGYSRRRGRERVADLLDAFGLAEAADRQVKKYSGGMRRRIDIAASLVATPELIFLDEPTTGLDPRSRNQVWEIVRGMVAEGATVLLTTQYLDEADQLADRIAVIDHGKVIAEGTSGQLKASVGAGSLHVRLRAPEQRAEAERVLAGVLEVPVEPSADPAALSARISDPERVARSLAELSRSGIDVTEFALGQPSLDEVFLALTGHAAEETPEEDAA from the coding sequence ATGGGAGAGCTCGCGATCGAGACGAGAGGGTTGAAGAAGAGCTTCGGCAAGACCCACGCGGTCGCCGGTGTCGACCTGGCCGTGAGCGCCGGGGGCGTGTACGGCGTGCTCGGTCCGAACGGGGCGGGCAAGACCACCACGATCCGCATGCTGGCCACGCTCCTGCGCCCCGACGCCGGAGAGGCGCAAGTGTTCGGCTACGACGTCGTGCGTGACGCCCGGGCGGTGCGGAGCAGGGTGGGCCTCACCGGGCAGTTCGCGTCGGTCGACGAGGACCTCACCGGGGTGGAGAACCTGTTGCTGCTCGCCAGGCTGCTCGGCTACTCACGCCGCCGAGGCAGGGAGCGGGTGGCCGACCTGCTCGACGCGTTCGGTCTTGCCGAAGCGGCCGACCGGCAGGTGAAGAAGTACTCCGGCGGGATGCGCCGGCGCATCGACATCGCGGCGAGCCTGGTCGCCACCCCCGAACTGATCTTCCTCGACGAGCCCACGACCGGGCTCGACCCGCGCAGCAGGAACCAGGTCTGGGAGATCGTCAGGGGCATGGTCGCCGAGGGCGCCACCGTGTTGCTGACCACGCAGTACCTCGACGAGGCCGACCAGCTGGCCGACCGGATAGCGGTGATCGACCACGGGAAGGTGATCGCCGAGGGCACGAGCGGCCAGCTCAAGGCATCGGTCGGCGCCGGCTCGCTGCACGTACGGCTACGTGCGCCCGAGCAGCGGGCCGAGGCAGAGCGGGTCCTCGCCGGCGTCCTCGAGGTGCCGGTCGAGCCGTCCGCCGACCCGGCCGCGCTGTCCGCGCGGATCTCCGACCCCGAGCGGGTCGCCCGTTCCCTGGCCGAGCTGTCCCGCAGCGGCATCGACGTCACCGAGTTCGCGCTCGGTCAGCCGAGCCTGGACGAGGTGTTCCTCGCCCTGACCGGACACGCCGCCGAGGAGACACCCGAGGAGGATGCCGCATGA
- a CDS encoding carbohydrate ABC transporter permease, with protein MAVPTASLPPGTAVGAEDRASRRRATNRKDNKLAFLMLAPLVLLLGIFVIWPLIYSAYLSFFDWSFYQESTFVGWKNFNNVLTDPQFRSSIVRGLVFALMVVPAILVISFLFASLVKAVGARLGTLLKVAIYIPTVISGVITSVIFLLIYQYSGGVLNWFVGLFGIEAQAWVADVRTALPAIAAPAVWLGLGISALIMLAGLLDIPQSYYEAAELEGANWFQRTFYITIPLLKNIILYLLIAGFTAAIQQFELPLIMTNGGPLNSTLLPNLYLFNHFRTDTFVGTSIAGAFLLFLVLGSISAVIFRLLNSDKAVDG; from the coding sequence ATGGCCGTTCCGACAGCGAGCCTGCCGCCTGGCACCGCGGTGGGTGCCGAGGACCGGGCTTCGCGACGACGCGCGACGAACCGCAAGGACAACAAGCTCGCGTTCCTCATGCTGGCGCCGCTGGTGCTCCTGCTGGGCATCTTCGTGATCTGGCCGTTGATCTACTCGGCGTACCTGAGCTTCTTCGATTGGAGCTTCTACCAGGAGTCGACCTTCGTCGGCTGGAAGAACTTCAACAACGTGCTCACCGATCCGCAGTTCAGGTCCTCGATCGTCCGGGGCCTCGTGTTCGCGCTGATGGTGGTGCCGGCGATCCTGGTGATCTCGTTCCTGTTCGCCAGCCTGGTCAAAGCCGTCGGGGCGAGGCTGGGAACGCTCCTGAAGGTCGCGATCTACATCCCCACCGTGATCTCCGGTGTCATCACGTCGGTGATCTTCCTGTTGATCTACCAATACAGCGGCGGCGTGCTCAACTGGTTCGTCGGCCTGTTCGGCATCGAGGCGCAGGCATGGGTCGCCGACGTGCGCACCGCGTTGCCGGCCATCGCGGCGCCAGCCGTCTGGCTCGGGCTGGGTATCTCGGCGCTCATCATGCTCGCCGGGCTCTTGGACATTCCGCAGAGCTACTACGAGGCGGCGGAGCTGGAGGGGGCCAACTGGTTCCAGCGGACGTTCTACATCACGATCCCGCTGCTCAAGAACATCATCCTGTACCTGCTGATCGCCGGCTTCACCGCGGCCATCCAGCAGTTCGAGCTGCCGCTGATCATGACCAACGGCGGCCCGCTCAACTCCACCCTGCTGCCCAACCTGTACCTGTTCAACCACTTCCGGACCGACACCTTCGTCGGCACCTCGATCGCGGGCGCGTTCCTGCTCTTCCTCGTTCTCGGGTCGATCTCGGCCGTCATCTTCCGCCTGCTGAACTCGGACAAGGCGGTCGACGGATGA
- a CDS encoding alpha/beta fold hydrolase, whose translation MNEMAFRVTSNDGTTIAYDREGSGPAVILVGGALDEGVENAPLAPALAEHFTVYNYARRGRGASGFTEPYAVEREIEDLDALIAEAGGSAHLFGASSGGALALEAAAAGSAIDTIAVWEVPYAVGDDIRPRFEEYIADTRRAFDAGRDEEVLELFMRMTGASDDNIAARKAAGKQTAHWAHSVALAPTLVHDSVFLNRYQLPADRLATVTQPVLVTTGGPITVPYMAGLPSDFFDRAADELADQLPHAQRETLEGPDHVVDPQTVGPLLLRFFSTEH comes from the coding sequence ATGAACGAGATGGCCTTTCGCGTGACATCAAACGATGGCACCACCATCGCCTACGACAGGGAAGGAAGCGGTCCGGCCGTCATTCTGGTGGGCGGAGCACTCGACGAGGGGGTGGAGAACGCTCCCTTGGCGCCAGCTCTCGCCGAGCACTTCACGGTCTACAACTATGCCCGTCGGGGACGCGGCGCGAGCGGCTTCACCGAGCCGTACGCCGTGGAAAGGGAGATCGAGGACCTGGATGCGTTGATCGCGGAGGCGGGCGGCTCGGCACACCTGTTCGGGGCGTCCTCAGGCGGCGCGCTGGCGCTGGAAGCCGCAGCGGCCGGGTCAGCCATCGACACGATCGCCGTCTGGGAGGTGCCCTACGCGGTCGGGGACGACATACGCCCGCGATTCGAGGAGTACATCGCAGACACCCGACGCGCCTTCGACGCCGGGCGAGACGAGGAGGTTCTCGAACTGTTCATGCGCATGACCGGCGCCTCCGACGACAACATCGCGGCCAGGAAAGCGGCAGGCAAGCAGACGGCGCATTGGGCGCATTCGGTCGCCCTCGCGCCCACGCTGGTCCACGACAGCGTCTTCCTCAATCGCTACCAATTGCCGGCCGATCGACTGGCAACGGTCACCCAACCGGTCCTGGTCACCACCGGAGGGCCGATCACGGTCCCTTATATGGCAGGCCTGCCCTCGGACTTCTTCGACCGCGCAGCCGACGAGCTTGCAGACCAATTACCCCACGCTCAACGGGAGACCCTCGAGGGGCCGGATCACGTCGTCGACCCACAGACCGTCGGCCCGCTGTTGCTACGGTTCTTCAGCACCGAACACTGA
- a CDS encoding ABC transporter substrate-binding protein has product MRTIRRHVTGALTAAAAALLVAACGSGTPGQSADEEDAGEDGAVVLQMWQDKFSDADNAWYKEKVEAFNAAHDDVQIKLTVVPGDAWDQKMKAAQAAGTAPDLYTLNYSEVLPRARNGELAPIGDVIAPERWEDLEERFLDAVTEEGERYAYPMLYEPSSLLFYRADLFEAAGLDPDAPPESWDDLISTATALKAAHPDVVPFQTAQNGVELSWTTWGLQVNATGHLPISDDWSTSLASDEGYLALLETYQRLAEDGLIARQALSPYGDAAPLGEGKLAMQASGSWAISQLLLDYPDIIDDLRVAPLPSLDGDLTKPTGTLGGWSLGVDAKSDHPEEAAQAISWLLAEDVDVVLDYFTDTNFTKFSPRISVAAAIAEEDTSVNPWLDVMTERVVPYQVLEPTYDWAVSLAFGTAMEKALQGQDIEEALTTADAEITKAITDLDLAARAGS; this is encoded by the coding sequence ATGCGCACCATCAGACGTCACGTCACCGGAGCGTTGACGGCGGCGGCCGCCGCGCTCCTCGTAGCGGCCTGCGGCAGCGGCACCCCAGGGCAGTCGGCGGACGAGGAGGACGCCGGCGAGGACGGAGCCGTCGTCCTGCAGATGTGGCAGGACAAGTTCAGCGACGCGGACAACGCCTGGTACAAGGAGAAGGTCGAGGCCTTCAACGCCGCCCACGACGATGTCCAGATCAAGCTCACCGTCGTGCCCGGCGACGCCTGGGACCAGAAGATGAAGGCCGCCCAGGCCGCAGGCACGGCGCCCGACCTCTACACCCTGAACTACTCCGAAGTACTACCCCGAGCGCGCAATGGTGAGCTGGCCCCCATCGGCGACGTCATCGCGCCGGAGCGCTGGGAGGATCTCGAGGAGCGGTTCCTCGACGCGGTGACCGAGGAAGGCGAGCGGTACGCCTATCCGATGTTGTACGAGCCCAGCTCGTTGTTGTTCTACCGGGCGGACCTGTTCGAGGCCGCCGGCCTCGACCCGGACGCGCCGCCGGAGTCCTGGGACGATCTGATCTCCACTGCGACGGCCCTGAAGGCGGCACACCCGGATGTCGTGCCGTTCCAGACCGCGCAGAACGGGGTGGAGCTGTCGTGGACCACCTGGGGTCTGCAGGTCAACGCGACCGGACACCTCCCGATCAGTGACGACTGGTCGACGTCCCTGGCCTCCGACGAAGGCTATCTGGCGCTGCTGGAGACCTACCAGCGGCTGGCCGAGGACGGCCTGATCGCGAGGCAGGCGCTCTCGCCGTACGGCGACGCCGCGCCGCTCGGTGAGGGCAAGCTGGCCATGCAGGCGTCGGGATCGTGGGCGATCAGTCAACTCCTGCTGGACTACCCCGACATCATCGACGACCTGCGGGTGGCGCCGTTGCCATCCCTGGACGGCGACCTCACCAAGCCGACGGGCACGCTCGGCGGGTGGTCGCTCGGGGTGGACGCCAAGTCCGACCACCCGGAGGAAGCGGCTCAGGCCATCTCGTGGTTGCTGGCCGAGGACGTCGACGTCGTGCTCGACTACTTCACGGACACCAACTTCACGAAGTTCTCCCCGCGGATCAGCGTCGCCGCCGCCATCGCGGAGGAGGACACCTCCGTGAACCCGTGGCTCGACGTGATGACCGAGCGGGTGGTGCCCTATCAGGTGCTCGAGCCCACCTACGACTGGGCTGTGAGCCTCGCCTTCGGCACGGCGATGGAGAAGGCGTTGCAGGGCCAGGACATCGAGGAGGCGTTGACCACAGCGGACGCCGAGATCACCAAGGCGATCACGGACCTCGACCTCGCCGCGAGGGCCGGCTCGTGA
- a CDS encoding DUF4185 domain-containing protein: MSGRATKVLAAAAAALTMTASLGAVPATATTAPTPAVMVGKITGPGSQSNTHTAWGIYGTDLGVMWDNGDGEILAAFGDTFGNTWTPPGGNGNDWRSNVLLRSSDTDLSNGMTFDSAATDSPGHAKELIPSLKVDGVEMTVIPTAGVSVGTRQYMAYMSVRHWGPPGEWDTNYAAIAYSDDNGENWVTTGAPTWDNPTGDNKFQMGAFVRHGGYVYLFATPNGRNDDAFLARVPEASVLTKSAYTYWNGSAWVSGADTQATPVLDGPVAELSVRYDAERDLWITVYMRGTDIVLRSAENPTGPWSAPQVIVSDADHPGPYGGFIHPWSSGDDLYFALSQWNPYNVYLMRVSLDADANVVRPNLVADPSFERQPGSGASAPWSCTGNCGVDASIWGFSGDRNGFVRYNSGWHDLHQEVAVTPGTDYVLTAWLRTSSNNDNGFVGVRAVGGPPIAETNFASVGPWTRFTVPFNSGGNTAVEVFTGVWTDNGDMWVQVDDYAIVEAP; encoded by the coding sequence GTGAGCGGCCGGGCGACGAAGGTGCTGGCCGCGGCTGCCGCGGCTCTCACCATGACGGCGTCGCTCGGTGCGGTGCCCGCGACGGCGACGACCGCACCCACACCGGCCGTCATGGTCGGGAAGATCACCGGGCCGGGCTCGCAGAGCAACACGCACACCGCGTGGGGCATCTACGGGACCGACCTGGGGGTCATGTGGGACAACGGTGACGGCGAGATCCTCGCGGCGTTCGGCGACACCTTCGGCAACACCTGGACGCCCCCCGGAGGCAACGGCAACGACTGGCGCAGCAACGTGCTGCTGCGCAGTTCCGACACCGATCTGTCGAACGGCATGACCTTCGACAGTGCCGCGACGGATTCCCCTGGGCATGCGAAGGAACTCATCCCCAGTCTCAAGGTCGACGGCGTCGAGATGACCGTCATCCCCACGGCCGGAGTGTCCGTCGGAACCCGCCAATACATGGCGTACATGTCCGTGCGGCACTGGGGGCCGCCCGGCGAGTGGGACACGAACTACGCGGCGATCGCGTACTCCGACGACAACGGCGAGAACTGGGTGACCACGGGAGCTCCCACCTGGGACAACCCCACGGGTGACAACAAGTTCCAGATGGGAGCCTTCGTCCGGCACGGCGGCTACGTCTACCTGTTCGCGACGCCGAACGGCCGCAACGACGACGCCTTCCTGGCCCGCGTTCCCGAGGCGTCCGTGCTCACGAAGAGCGCCTACACGTATTGGAACGGCTCGGCCTGGGTCAGCGGCGCGGACACCCAGGCGACGCCGGTGCTCGACGGTCCGGTGGCCGAGCTCTCGGTGCGCTACGACGCCGAACGCGACCTGTGGATCACGGTCTACATGCGTGGGACCGACATCGTGCTGCGCTCCGCGGAGAACCCGACCGGCCCGTGGAGCGCACCGCAGGTCATCGTCAGCGACGCCGACCACCCGGGTCCCTACGGAGGATTCATCCATCCATGGTCCAGCGGCGACGACCTGTACTTCGCGCTGTCGCAGTGGAACCCGTACAACGTCTATCTGATGCGGGTGTCGCTCGACGCCGATGCGAACGTGGTCCGCCCCAACCTCGTCGCTGACCCGAGCTTCGAACGACAGCCCGGGTCCGGTGCGTCTGCGCCGTGGTCGTGCACCGGCAACTGCGGCGTCGACGCGAGCATCTGGGGCTTCAGCGGCGACCGCAACGGCTTCGTGCGCTACAACTCCGGCTGGCACGACCTCCACCAGGAGGTCGCGGTGACTCCGGGAACCGACTACGTCCTCACGGCCTGGCTACGCACTTCGTCGAACAACGACAACGGCTTCGTCGGCGTCCGTGCCGTGGGCGGGCCACCGATCGCGGAGACGAATTTCGCCTCGGTCGGCCCCTGGACGCGGTTCACGGTTCCGTTCAACAGCGGAGGCAACACCGCGGTCGAGGTGTTCACCGGGGTCTGGACGGACAACGGCGACATGTGGGTCCAGGTGGACGACTACGCCATCGTCGAAGCGCCGTGA
- a CDS encoding LacI family DNA-binding transcriptional regulator yields MTTARAVTISDVARVAGVSPATVSRVLNGSETVAPELADRVRKAAADTRYVPNSNGRALRRRVSDVWAVIVSDVQNPFFTGVVAAIERVAVDRGFSVVLCNSDEQVARESEYLRLAAAQHLAGIVIAVASEMESDLRTAAADIPAVMIDRRVHDHLGDSVMVDNRLAGRLAADHLLEQGFRRIACITGPSDVSTTEDRLAGFRTRLSEAGAPIARKWIRRANLRAQGGESALCALLREGDLPDAVFATNGPLTEGAYQALQAEGIAIGAGIGLIGVDDDHWTRMVAPQVSVVQQPVAEIGRLAGELLADRAAHGPGPAQRIVLTPALIARGSSARGH; encoded by the coding sequence GTGACCACTGCGCGCGCGGTGACGATCAGCGACGTTGCGCGCGTGGCCGGTGTGTCGCCGGCCACCGTGTCCCGCGTTCTCAACGGCTCCGAGACGGTGGCGCCGGAACTGGCCGACCGCGTGCGCAAGGCGGCGGCCGACACCCGCTACGTCCCGAACAGCAACGGCCGGGCGCTCCGGCGACGGGTGTCCGACGTCTGGGCGGTCATCGTGTCGGACGTGCAGAACCCGTTCTTCACCGGTGTGGTGGCCGCCATCGAGCGTGTCGCCGTCGACCGCGGGTTCTCGGTCGTGCTGTGCAACAGCGACGAGCAGGTGGCGCGCGAGAGCGAGTACCTCAGGCTCGCCGCGGCACAGCACCTTGCCGGAATCGTCATCGCGGTCGCCTCCGAGATGGAGTCCGATCTGCGCACCGCCGCCGCCGACATTCCGGCGGTCATGATCGATCGCCGCGTCCACGATCACCTCGGCGATTCCGTGATGGTGGACAACCGCCTGGCCGGACGACTGGCCGCTGATCACCTGCTCGAGCAAGGGTTTCGGCGCATCGCCTGCATCACAGGACCGTCCGACGTGAGCACCACGGAGGACCGGCTCGCGGGCTTCCGCACACGGCTGTCCGAAGCCGGCGCACCGATCGCCCGCAAGTGGATCCGCCGGGCGAACCTGCGCGCCCAAGGCGGCGAATCCGCCCTGTGCGCCCTCCTGCGCGAGGGTGACCTGCCCGATGCCGTCTTCGCGACGAACGGACCGCTGACCGAAGGTGCCTACCAGGCGCTACAGGCCGAAGGCATCGCAATCGGCGCCGGCATCGGCCTGATCGGTGTCGACGACGACCACTGGACGCGCATGGTCGCTCCGCAGGTGTCGGTGGTCCAGCAGCCCGTCGCGGAGATCGGCCGATTGGCCGGGGAACTGCTGGCCGATCGTGCCGCACATGGGCCTGGCCCCGCGCAGCGGATCGTCCTGACGCCGGCACTCATCGCTCGCGGGTCCAGTGCGCGAGGTCACTGA
- a CDS encoding DUF4185 domain-containing protein: MTAGTSRQPAPADGRPEYFAVARVEGAESVRTASDGDLWPSAWADDGQLYAACGDGLGFDLTAPWADIVVNRIEGTPATSLTGARLASGRDVAPVWTDPDRYNSKPTGMVAVDGNGDGHDELYLAVQDLRYGTDPSAFNEAPAAGIVRSEDYGHTWQAPRQPMFTDHVFTTVMFLDFGRSNRLSAQFGPPYVYAYGLDHNWRTSYDGCVPDPQDLYLARVAPQAVQDRAAWTFFSGLDRGQPVWSADIGDRAPVLTDTARRHAGLTVAGPSGGTTIAQGGVVYNEPLNRFLYSSWTEYTFELFEAPLPWGPWRHALTHDFGPYPWLGPDAAWPRHGGYATTIPSKFISVDGRDLWLQSNWFWRASTTEGRTYRFSLRRLRLDPATEPGDTVDGPRIEANLAAPGAGAHAVATAARSGRLDVLNDGRVDVGEDSWNGTPKATDHWGYHWARRKPMNRLRYVSGPYDFNGGWFTEPPRVEVRVAGRWRDTEATIDPPYQPGPEATGHRVYDFTFAEVHADGIRLTGPPGGAEHYSAISELSVFHVESP, encoded by the coding sequence GTGACGGCAGGCACGTCGCGGCAGCCCGCACCCGCCGACGGGCGGCCGGAGTACTTCGCCGTCGCCAGGGTGGAAGGCGCGGAGTCGGTCCGCACCGCCAGCGACGGCGACCTCTGGCCCAGCGCCTGGGCCGACGACGGCCAGTTGTACGCCGCCTGCGGTGACGGCCTCGGCTTCGACCTCACGGCGCCGTGGGCCGACATCGTCGTCAACCGCATCGAGGGCACCCCGGCAACGAGCCTCACCGGTGCACGTCTCGCCTCCGGGCGAGACGTCGCACCGGTCTGGACCGATCCGGACCGCTACAACAGCAAGCCGACCGGGATGGTCGCCGTGGACGGGAACGGCGACGGCCACGACGAGCTGTACCTCGCCGTGCAGGACCTGCGCTACGGGACCGACCCGAGCGCATTCAACGAGGCGCCCGCGGCCGGGATCGTGCGCTCCGAAGACTACGGGCACACGTGGCAGGCGCCGCGGCAGCCGATGTTCACCGATCACGTGTTCACGACCGTGATGTTCCTCGACTTCGGGCGTAGCAACCGGCTGTCGGCGCAGTTCGGTCCGCCGTACGTCTACGCGTACGGCCTGGACCACAACTGGCGCACGTCCTATGACGGCTGTGTGCCGGACCCGCAGGATCTGTACCTGGCCCGGGTGGCGCCACAGGCCGTCCAGGACCGCGCGGCGTGGACCTTCTTCAGCGGCCTGGACCGCGGGCAACCGGTGTGGAGCGCAGACATCGGCGACCGCGCGCCCGTGCTCACCGACACAGCCCGCCGCCACGCCGGCCTGACCGTCGCAGGACCCAGCGGCGGCACCACGATCGCCCAAGGTGGCGTCGTCTACAACGAACCGCTGAACCGTTTCCTCTACTCGAGCTGGACCGAGTACACCTTCGAGCTGTTCGAGGCGCCGCTGCCGTGGGGACCGTGGCGTCACGCCCTCACTCACGACTTCGGGCCCTACCCCTGGCTCGGACCTGACGCGGCATGGCCGCGGCACGGCGGCTACGCCACGACCATTCCTTCGAAGTTCATCAGCGTCGACGGCCGCGACCTGTGGCTCCAGTCGAACTGGTTCTGGCGGGCGTCCACCACCGAAGGGCGCACCTACAGATTCTCGCTGCGCCGCCTGCGCCTGGACCCGGCCACCGAGCCGGGCGACACCGTAGACGGGCCACGAATCGAGGCGAACCTCGCAGCGCCGGGCGCCGGCGCCCACGCCGTCGCCACCGCCGCCCGGTCCGGCCGGCTGGACGTGCTCAACGACGGGCGGGTGGACGTGGGCGAGGACAGCTGGAACGGCACCCCGAAGGCGACCGACCACTGGGGATACCACTGGGCGCGTCGCAAGCCGATGAACCGGCTGCGGTATGTCTCCGGCCCCTACGACTTCAACGGCGGCTGGTTCACCGAACCGCCACGCGTCGAGGTCCGCGTCGCAGGACGCTGGCGCGACACCGAAGCGACGATCGACCCGCCCTACCAGCCCGGTCCCGAAGCGACCGGCCACCGGGTCTACGACTTCACCTTCGCCGAGGTCCACGCCGACGGCATCCGCCTGACCGGCCCGCCCGGCGGCGCGGAGCACTACTCCGCGATCAGTGAGCTCTCGGTGTTCCACGTCGAATCTCCGTGA
- a CDS encoding carbohydrate ABC transporter permease, with the protein MGLVLRLIFAATIIAAALFPLAWMAISGFKTKTEVVRTPFQFFPEVWQWENYTQILQDEAFVRSLGVSFLGAVLFAALSLAVNSFGAYAFARLEFSFKRTLWVVVITTMFIPGMAILLTSFIVVTRLQMLDTLAVLVLPGAASAAHVFFMRQYYLNVPMALEEAALLDGASRWQIYRHIFLPMSKPVFVVVGMTSFLAFWNSYVWPIMTITSPELFQIQQYLATFRSERSTELGLLMAGSTLAALPVIVLFLIFQRFIIGGIKISGLK; encoded by the coding sequence ATGGGCCTCGTCCTCCGTCTGATCTTCGCGGCGACGATCATCGCCGCCGCGCTGTTCCCGCTGGCCTGGATGGCCATTTCCGGATTCAAGACGAAGACGGAGGTCGTCCGCACACCCTTCCAGTTCTTCCCCGAGGTATGGCAGTGGGAGAACTACACCCAGATCCTCCAGGACGAGGCCTTCGTCCGGTCGCTGGGCGTCAGCTTCCTCGGCGCGGTGCTGTTCGCGGCGCTGAGCCTGGCTGTCAACTCGTTCGGTGCGTACGCCTTCGCTCGGCTCGAATTCTCCTTCAAGCGCACGTTGTGGGTCGTCGTGATCACGACGATGTTCATCCCCGGCATGGCGATCCTGCTGACGTCGTTCATCGTCGTCACTCGACTGCAGATGCTCGACACACTCGCCGTGCTGGTGCTGCCGGGTGCGGCCTCGGCCGCTCACGTGTTCTTCATGCGCCAGTACTACCTGAACGTCCCGATGGCGCTGGAGGAGGCGGCGCTGCTCGACGGGGCCAGCCGGTGGCAGATCTACCGCCACATCTTCCTGCCCATGTCCAAGCCGGTCTTCGTGGTCGTCGGGATGACGTCGTTCCTCGCCTTCTGGAACTCCTACGTCTGGCCGATCATGACGATCACCAGCCCGGAGCTGTTCCAGATCCAGCAGTACCTCGCCACGTTCCGGTCGGAACGCTCCACCGAGCTCGGCCTGCTCATGGCCGGCTCCACCCTCGCCGCCCTGCCGGTGATCGTCCTGTTCCTGATCTTCCAGCGCTTCATCATCGGCGGCATCAAGATCTCAGGTTTGAAGTGA
- a CDS encoding DoxX family protein, giving the protein MVEINSDNPAHSANAITGTRPGHDKESRMSTIPKNNSETVAHTPGRASSIGVWILQVVLAAIIAGGGISKLAGDPVMVDMFADIGAGQWLRYLVGALEVAGGVGLLIPALAGLASLGLAALLTGAVITDQFVLEQSPWLPLALLVVAAVIARTRWSRTEAVVGTLLRR; this is encoded by the coding sequence GTGGTCGAAATCAACTCCGACAACCCGGCCCACTCGGCCAACGCCATCACCGGTACCAGGCCCGGACACGACAAGGAGAGCCGAATGAGCACCATCCCCAAGAACAACTCGGAAACCGTTGCGCACACGCCCGGGCGGGCGAGCAGCATCGGGGTCTGGATTCTGCAAGTCGTGCTGGCGGCGATAATCGCCGGCGGCGGAATCTCGAAGCTCGCCGGCGACCCGGTCATGGTGGACATGTTCGCCGACATCGGGGCTGGCCAGTGGCTCCGGTACCTGGTCGGAGCACTGGAGGTCGCGGGAGGGGTTGGACTTCTGATCCCGGCTCTGGCGGGCCTGGCCAGTCTTGGGTTGGCGGCATTGCTGACGGGTGCTGTCATCACCGATCAGTTCGTGCTCGAGCAGAGCCCTTGGCTGCCGCTCGCCTTACTCGTCGTGGCGGCCGTGATCGCAAGGACGCGGTGGTCGCGCACCGAGGCCGTCGTCGGCACGCTGCTCAGGCGCTGA